The genomic stretch GCTGGACGAAGCCAAGGCGGGCACCCTCGGCGAAACCGTGGCCGGGCTGCCCGGCGTGCAGACCTCCAACTTCGGCCCCGGCGTGGGCCGTCCGATCATCCGCGGCCTCGACGGCGCGCGCGTGCAGGTGCTGAGCGACGGACTGGGTTCGGGCGACGTGTCCACGGTCAGCGTGGACCACGCGGTGAGCATCGAACCTTTCCTGGCCGACCAGATCGAAGTACTCAAGGGCCCGGCCACCCTGCTCTACGGCAGCGGCGCGATCGGCGGCGCGGTGAACGTGATCGATGGCCGGATCCCGGTCGTCCGTCCCGACGTCCCGCTCTCCGGCCGCGCGGAAGTCCGCCACGACGGGGTGAGCGACGGCAACACCGGCGTGGTCCGCATCGATGGCGGCAGCGGCAGCTTCGCTTTCCACTTCGATGCCCTCCACCGCGAAGCCGGCGATTACCGCATTCCCGGCTTCGCGGAGAGCGCCGAACATCTGGCCGAACTTGGCGAAACCCCGTCGCCGGACCAGGCCGGCATCCTCGAAAACAGCGCGGTGCGCACCGACAGCGCCGCACTCGGCCTTTCATGGATTGGCGAGCGCGGCTTCCTCGGTGCCGCGTACAGCCTCTACAACACCCGTTACGGCATCCCCGGCGGCCACGCACACGCGCCCGGGGAGGACGACCACGCCGACCATGCCCTTGAAGAAGCCGGCCTGGTGCACGTCGAGATGGACCAGCGTCGCACCGAACTGCGCGGCGGGCTGGATGACCTCGGCCCGTTCGCCTCGCTGCGGGTGAAGTACGCCGGCACCGACTACACCCATACCGAATTCGAAGGCGATGCGGTGGGCACCGTGTTCAACAGCCGCAGCCGCGAGGCGCGCGTGGAACTGGTGCACCAACCGCTGGCCGGCTGGAACGGCGCATTCGGCCTGCAGGCCAGCCAGCGCGATTTCACCGCCATCGGCGACGAGGCATTCGTCCCAGGCACGGTCGCCGACGACACCGGCCTGTTCTGGATCGGCAAGCGCGCATTCGGGCCGCTGCAGCTGGACTTGGGCCTGCGCCACGACCGCAACCACGTCGACGTGGACCGCGCTGCATCGGCCGCGCCGGATCGCGACTTCAGCACCTCCAGCCTGTCCGCCGGATTGGGTTGGAAGGCCAGCGAGGCGCTCCACTTCAGCCTCGGCCTGGACCGCGCCCAGCGGGCGCCGACCGCGGAAGAGCTGTATTCGTCCGGCCTGCACGTGGCCACCGGCAGCCATGAACTGGGCGATGCCGGGCTGGGCATCGAAACCGCCAACCGGGTCGAGTTGGGCATGCACCTGCACCACGGCCCGTTCGAACTGCAGCTGTCCGGCTGGCACGCCCGCTACGACGACTTCATCTACCTGGCCAACGCCGACCTGCGCGTGGACGGCGCACCGCTGCGCCTGTGGCGGCAGGACGACGCGCGCCTGACCGGGTTCGAGGCCAAGCTGGACTGGGACATCGCGGACAACGGCAGCGGCCGCTGGTCGCTCGGCCTGTTCGCCGACACCGTGCGCGGCCGGCTGGCAGCGCCGGCCGGTACAACGGTTGCAGTACCGGTGGAGCTGCCGCACGGCGACCACAGCCACAGCGGACAGGCGCAGGTGGCCGCCGGCGGCAACCTGCCGCGGATCGCCCCCTCGCGTACCGGCGCACGCCTGCGCTGGGAACGCGATGCATGGCGTGCCAGCCTCGGCGCGGTACGTCATGCGCGCCAGGACCGGGTGGCGGCGTTCGAGCATCCCACGCCGGGCTACACCCTGGTCGATGCCCACCTGGCCTGGCACAGGGATACGGCCGGCGGCCGCGAGTGGGAGGTGTTCCTCGATGCCGCCAACCTCACCGACCGCGAAGCGCGCCCGCACACCTCGTTCCTCAAGGACGTGGTGCCGCTGCAGGGCCGCAATCTCGCGTTCGGCGTGCGGATGTTCTTCTGATTGCGACGCCTGCGCGCCAACTGCGCGCAGGCACCGGCGTCAGGCGGCGTCAGGCGGCGTCAGCGCCGGCGCAGCGCGCGCACAGGCCGTGCACTTCCAGCGTCTGCGCCTGCGGCGCGAAACCCAGCGCACGCGCCGCCGCATCCAGCGTGGCCACGATGCTGGCGTCTTCCAGCTCGGTGGCCGAATGGCAGCGGTTGCAGATCAGGAACGGCACCGAGTGCTGCGCGGCATTGGGGTGGTGGCAGGCCACGAACGCGTTGATCGACTCCAGCTTGTGGATGAAGCCGTTGGCCAGCAGGAAATCCAGCGCGCGATAGACGGTGGGGGGCGCCACGTTGGCGCCGTCCTCACCGGCGCGGAAACGGTCCAGCAGATCGTAGGCCTTGATCGGTTGCCCGGCCTGCGCGATCAGCGCCAGCACGCGGGCGCGCTGCGGGGTCAGCCGCAGCCCGCGCTCCCCGCAAGCGCGCTCCACCGCGGCCACGAACGCGTCGGCGTCGTCGACATGATGGTGTGGATCGATGCATGCATGTGGATGGCCCATCCCCGGATGATGCGGGCTGGACTGCCGCAGCTCAAGCCGCCAGGTCCCGCGCCGTCAGCGGCGCGGTGCGAAGCCGTCCGTGTTCAGCCGATCCGGGCGAGG from Thermomonas sp. XSG encodes the following:
- a CDS encoding TonB-dependent receptor; translated protein: MSRSIPAFQPAALAAALALALSPATNAADAPQQARHDSTPKDLAAVEVHATPLADTAENLTAPVEVLAGSKLDEAKAGTLGETVAGLPGVQTSNFGPGVGRPIIRGLDGARVQVLSDGLGSGDVSTVSVDHAVSIEPFLADQIEVLKGPATLLYGSGAIGGAVNVIDGRIPVVRPDVPLSGRAEVRHDGVSDGNTGVVRIDGGSGSFAFHFDALHREAGDYRIPGFAESAEHLAELGETPSPDQAGILENSAVRTDSAALGLSWIGERGFLGAAYSLYNTRYGIPGGHAHAPGEDDHADHALEEAGLVHVEMDQRRTELRGGLDDLGPFASLRVKYAGTDYTHTEFEGDAVGTVFNSRSREARVELVHQPLAGWNGAFGLQASQRDFTAIGDEAFVPGTVADDTGLFWIGKRAFGPLQLDLGLRHDRNHVDVDRAASAAPDRDFSTSSLSAGLGWKASEALHFSLGLDRAQRAPTAEELYSSGLHVATGSHELGDAGLGIETANRVELGMHLHHGPFELQLSGWHARYDDFIYLANADLRVDGAPLRLWRQDDARLTGFEAKLDWDIADNGSGRWSLGLFADTVRGRLAAPAGTTVAVPVELPHGDHSHSGQAQVAAGGNLPRIAPSRTGARLRWERDAWRASLGAVRHARQDRVAAFEHPTPGYTLVDAHLAWHRDTAGGREWEVFLDAANLTDREARPHTSFLKDVVPLQGRNLAFGVRMFF
- a CDS encoding transcriptional repressor; its protein translation is MGHPHACIDPHHHVDDADAFVAAVERACGERGLRLTPQRARVLALIAQAGQPIKAYDLLDRFRAGEDGANVAPPTVYRALDFLLANGFIHKLESINAFVACHHPNAAQHSVPFLICNRCHSATELEDASIVATLDAAARALGFAPQAQTLEVHGLCARCAGADAA